The following proteins come from a genomic window of Paramisgurnus dabryanus chromosome 19, PD_genome_1.1, whole genome shotgun sequence:
- the nkain1 gene encoding sodium/potassium-transporting ATPase subunit beta-1-interacting protein 1: protein MGRCDGRCTLVVICCLQLVAALQRQVFDFLGYQWAPILANFLHIMAVIMGVFGTVQIRSRYLILYAVWLVVWVGWNSFIICFYLEVGHLSQDRDFLMTFNTSLHRSWWMENGPGCLVTPVPDSPLAPQDHHVITVSGCLLDYQYIEVVSSALQVFLALFGFVYACYVSKVFLDDEESFDFIGGFDTYGYQPPQKSSHLQLQPLYTTG, encoded by the exons ATGGGCCGGTGCGATGGGAGGTGCACGCTCGTGGTCATCTGCTGCCTGCAGCTG GTTGCTGCATTACAGAGGCAGGTGTTTGACTTCCTGGGATATCAATGGGCCCCCATCCTTGCCAATTTCCTTCATATCATGGCTGTCATTATGGGAGTGTTTGGAACTGTGCAAATTCGCTCCAGATATCTTATATTG TATGCTGTGTGGCTTGTGGTCTGGGTTGGCTGGAACTCTTTCATCATCTGTTTTTATCTGGAAGTTGGACACTTGTCACAG GATAGGGATTTCCTGATGACATTTAACACATCACTTCACCGTTCCTGGTGGATGGAGAATGGGCCTGGTTGCTTAGTTACACCAGTGCCTGACTCGCCATTGGCTCCTCAGGATCATCATGTGATCACTGTCAGCGGCTGCCTACTGGACTACCAGTACATAGAGGTGGTCAGCTCAGCCTTGCAAGTGTTCCTTGCA cTCTTTGGATTTGTGTATGCCTGCTATGTTAGTAAAGTCTTCCTGGATGATGAGGAGAGCT TCGATTTCATTGGTGGATTTGACACTTATGGTTACCAACCTCCACAAAAGAGTTCTCACTTACAGCTACAGCCTCTCTATAC cACTGGATAG